The sequence TGCACCAAGATCATCGAAGATGCCCCATGTTCCAGCCCAGCCTTAAACACTAGCTTGGGGTCCACGACCGTCCCGCTAGTCCCGCCTTTGCTGATCATTGCTTTTCGGATCACGAAATTGGCACGCGTCAGGAGCAGTGCGTAAAAATATTCTACCGGTTCATCCATTAGCTCTGGCCTCATCAGCTCATATACCTCTTCGGAACAGGTGATTTTCGATCTTTTGGGTACTTCTTGCAGTTTTCTCCGCCGGCCCAGCTCTAAGGCACTGACGATGGTGATGGCCTTAGCTTCACCAATCCCCTTGAATTTCATCAGGTCTTTAACCGACAGTCGTGCCAAAGCAGCCAAGTTATGGTCCACACTTCCCAATATATGCCTTGACAGGTCCACCGCACTCATGGAAGCGGTACCTGACCCGATCAAAATCGCAATCAGTTCAGCATCCGTAAGGACGGCCTTTCCCTTTAGCTGAAGCTTCTCCCTAGGACGGTCCTCTTCGGCAAGTGAAGAAATCTTAATTGATTGATAAATCTCCATGTTAAAAAAGTTTTGGTGACACCTAAATCCTGTTCAATACCCTTTTAATTTATCGAAAAAAATTTGCGATGAACAACGCTCACCCCATAATCCAACCCCACTTACCAATAAATGGTTAAAACATCCCTAACTTGGTTTTTTTGATCTGTTTACCGCATGAAAGCTGTGATTGGTTTATGCCGCTCGCACTTCTTCGAAACACAGCCATACCCCTCAAGCCTTCCCAAATTCAGGGTCAGGCGATATTTATTTATAAGAGGGGTGAATTTCTTTAGTTATCAGTACAATGAAACGCTACCAAGGCTCTAAGACACAAAGCAATTATAAATTGGCACGGCACCCAGTTGATGTATTTGGGACTTTGGGGCATTGTTATTCATGCGTGGTTTTACCATTAAACAAACTGCCTGTCCCCAGACTTTTACGCTTGCCTCCGAACTATAATTTACCTCAAGCCTTATAATCTTGAGGCACAACAAAAAAAGCCTTGTCGCTGGGCGACAAGGCTTTACAAAAGTCTTTATCTATCCACACTATTATCCTAGTGCATTCACAAACTTCGCAAGACTAGACTTCTTGTTAGCTGCGTTGTTTTTATGGATAATGTTCTTCTTAGCAAGCTTATCGATCATGGAAGAAACTTTCTTGAACAACTCCTGAGCTTCCACCTTATCAGTAGTGTGTCTCAATTTTTTAATGAAAGTCCTCGTAGTCTTAGCTTGATATTTGTTTCTCAAACGCTTGGCTTCGTTTGCACGAATTCTCTTAAGAGCTGATTTGTGATTTGCCATATCTTATTTTTGCTTAAATTTCTTTGATTTCGCCACTGTCCATTAATAGGAGTGCAAAGTTAACTGTTTTATTTATAATCACAAAAGGATTATTCAACTAAGCACCAGAAAGTTTTCAAACTCATCTTAATTCACCTCCTGAAACTCCTTAATTAACCGCAAATGTAATCATTTTCACTTTTCTATTCTCGATAAATTCATTAAATTTCTTTATGAAACGAATAATACTTTTTTGCTCCTTACTACTATTTGCTTTCCAATGTTTTGGATTTTGGGGTTTTTACGCACACAAAAGGATCAATCGACTTGCCGTATTCTCCCTTCCACTGGAAATGATCGGTTTCTACAAAGAGAACATTGCATACCTCACCGAAAATGCGGTCAACCCTGACCGGAGAAGGTATGCCGTAAAGGGCGAGGCTGAAAAACACTACATTGATGCAGACGTCTATGGAGACAGCGCTGTTTACACCTTACCCAGGTACTGGAGCGACGCGGTAAACAAATACGGCGAAGACAGTTTGAGAAAATATGGCATTGCCCCGTGGAATGTGCAGTTCGTAAAAACCCAGCTCACCAAAGCCTTCAAGGACAAAAATGCAAAGGCGATCCTTCGGCTTTCCGCTGATCTTGGTCATTACATTGGCGATATCAATGTCCCCCTCCACACCACCGAAAACTACAATGGACAGCTAACGGGCCAAGAAGGCATTCATGGCTTCTGGGAAAGCAGGATCCCAGAGCTGCTGTCGACGGACTTTGACCTGTTTATCGGCAAGGCTGCATACATTCCTAACACCCAAATGGCCGCCTGGGAAGCTGTCATCCAAGCCCATGA comes from Echinicola vietnamensis DSM 17526 and encodes:
- the rpsT gene encoding 30S ribosomal protein S20 yields the protein MANHKSALKRIRANEAKRLRNKYQAKTTRTFIKKLRHTTDKVEAQELFKKVSSMIDKLAKKNIIHKNNAANKKSSLAKFVNALG
- a CDS encoding zinc dependent phospholipase C family protein, with protein sequence MKRIILFCSLLLFAFQCFGFWGFYAHKRINRLAVFSLPLEMIGFYKENIAYLTENAVNPDRRRYAVKGEAEKHYIDADVYGDSAVYTLPRYWSDAVNKYGEDSLRKYGIAPWNVQFVKTQLTKAFKDKNAKAILRLSADLGHYIGDINVPLHTTENYNGQLTGQEGIHGFWESRIPELLSTDFDLFIGKAAYIPNTQMAAWEAVIQAHEAMDSVLHFEKQLSKKFSDDKKYSFEERGTINTKVYSKPFTIAYNQLLDGQVERQMKRSIKMIADFWYTAWVDAGQPDLSPLLNQQLEADAWESFSTEKKIEARDHDF